A genomic stretch from Acidobacteriota bacterium includes:
- a CDS encoding nitroreductase family protein, translating into MDKPPLEVMRARYSCRAYLPKPLDDWTQAGLRARLEGLRAGPFGGRVRFLLAAAAAGDEREIKGLGTYGNIRNPQAFIIGAVGSGTGDLEDFGYLMEKAVLAAVDLGLATCWLGGGFRQSRFAAKIGVAGNETVPAVVSVGYPADASHPGGLQGFFSGRTSRLAPDKLFFSPDFGRPLGPGEGGPLGPALEAVRWGPSASNKQPWRIVRAGRLWHFYLQRTKGYGNGLLNRIMGTADLQRVDLGIAMSHFELAARELGAVGTWLSADPGLALPDDLTGYTATWREAVPAGPESEGR; encoded by the coding sequence ATGGACAAGCCGCCTCTCGAGGTCATGCGGGCCCGCTATTCGTGCCGGGCCTATCTTCCAAAGCCCCTGGATGACTGGACCCAGGCCGGGCTCCGGGCGCGGCTGGAGGGCCTGCGGGCCGGCCCTTTCGGCGGCCGGGTCCGCTTCCTCCTGGCCGCTGCCGCGGCCGGCGACGAGCGGGAGATCAAGGGGCTGGGCACCTACGGCAATATCCGCAACCCCCAGGCCTTCATCATCGGCGCCGTCGGGTCGGGAACCGGGGACCTGGAGGATTTCGGCTATCTCATGGAGAAGGCGGTCCTGGCGGCCGTCGATCTGGGGCTGGCCACGTGCTGGCTCGGCGGCGGCTTCCGGCAGAGCCGCTTCGCCGCGAAGATCGGGGTGGCCGGGAACGAGACGGTTCCGGCGGTCGTGTCGGTCGGGTATCCAGCGGACGCCAGCCATCCGGGAGGGCTGCAGGGCTTCTTTTCCGGGCGGACGTCCCGGTTGGCGCCCGACAAGCTTTTCTTCTCGCCGGATTTCGGCCGGCCCCTCGGACCCGGCGAAGGCGGCCCGCTCGGCCCGGCGCTCGAGGCCGTGCGCTGGGGCCCGTCGGCTTCGAACAAGCAGCCCTGGCGCATCGTCCGCGCCGGCCGGCTGTGGCACTTCTATCTCCAGAGGACCAAGGGCTACGGCAACGGGCTGCTGAACAGGATCATGGGAACGGCCGACCTGCAGCGGGTCGACCTGGGGATCGCGATGAGCCACTTCGAGCTGGCCGCCCGCGAGCTGGGCGCGGTCGGGACATGGCTTTCCGCCGATCCCGGCCTGGCGCTGCCCGACGATCTGACCGGCTACACGGCGACGTGGCGCGAAGCCGTCCCGGCCGGCCCGGAAAGCGAGGGGCGATGA
- a CDS encoding oxidoreductase, translating into MKIRPGRVRMPRALVAAGILSVTAMACAKPPAPGPRADQAVSWVVQASGAAANLRGVSAVDDRTAWASGSNGTVLRTLDGGATWALIPVPGAEKTDFRDIEAFGPDEAVVMGVDRPARIYRTTDGGGTWALAYFDDTPGIFLDGLAFFDERNGLAVGDPMDGRFFIITTADGGAAWTPLPADSRPAAREGEAAFAASGTSLAVWGRDRIWLGTGGSAARVWRSEDAGLHWEAVPSGLLEGGASAGSFSVAFLDGRSGIAVGGDYRAETAASGNAATSADGGRTWVPLWEGRPGGFREAAAFVPGARPPVAVAVGPSGSDLSRDLGRTWTPIDGPAGFHSLSFAKKGRAGWAVGRNGLIAKLRS; encoded by the coding sequence ATGAAGATCCGCCCGGGACGCGTCCGGATGCCGCGGGCCCTGGTCGCGGCGGGGATCCTGTCGGTGACGGCCATGGCCTGCGCCAAGCCGCCCGCGCCGGGCCCCCGCGCGGATCAAGCGGTTTCCTGGGTCGTCCAGGCGAGCGGCGCCGCGGCGAACCTGCGCGGCGTTTCGGCCGTGGACGACCGGACGGCCTGGGCCAGCGGTTCGAACGGCACGGTCCTCCGGACGCTCGACGGAGGGGCGACTTGGGCCCTCATCCCGGTCCCGGGCGCGGAGAAGACGGATTTCCGCGACATCGAGGCCTTCGGGCCCGACGAGGCGGTCGTCATGGGCGTCGACCGCCCGGCCCGGATATACAGGACGACGGACGGGGGCGGGACCTGGGCCTTGGCTTATTTCGACGACACGCCCGGGATCTTCCTGGACGGCCTGGCCTTCTTTGACGAGAGGAACGGCCTGGCCGTCGGCGATCCGATGGACGGGCGCTTTTTCATCATCACGACGGCGGACGGCGGGGCCGCCTGGACGCCCCTGCCGGCGGATTCGCGGCCGGCCGCCCGCGAGGGAGAAGCCGCCTTCGCCGCTTCAGGGACGAGCCTGGCTGTTTGGGGCCGGGACCGGATCTGGCTCGGCACCGGAGGGTCCGCCGCCCGCGTCTGGCGGTCGGAGGACGCGGGGCTCCATTGGGAAGCCGTCCCCTCGGGCCTTCTCGAAGGCGGCGCGTCGGCCGGAAGCTTTTCCGTCGCTTTCCTCGACGGCCGGTCGGGCATCGCCGTCGGCGGCGATTATCGGGCCGAGACCGCGGCCTCCGGGAACGCGGCGACCTCCGCCGACGGCGGCCGGACATGGGTCCCGCTCTGGGAGGGGCGGCCCGGCGGCTTCCGCGAAGCCGCGGCCTTCGTCCCCGGCGCGAGGCCGCCCGTCGCGGTCGCGGTCGGGCCTTCCGGCTCGGATCTCTCGCGCGACCTGGGGCGGACGTGGACGCCGATCGACGGCCCCGCGGGGTTCCACTCCCTCTCCTTCGCCAAGAAAGGGCGGGCCGGCTGGGCGGTCGGCCGGAACGGCCTGATCGCCAAGCTGAGATCCTGA
- a CDS encoding TspO/MBR family protein: MRRIVGIAVFVVICELAGVAGSLFTRPAIPGWYAGLAKPSFNPPNWIFGPVWIALYALMGIAAWLVYVRGTERPEVRQALFAFAAQLGLNVLWSVMFFGARRILGAFIIIVALLVVILGLIPRFHRISRAAGYLLVPYFLWVGFAAVLNAAIYVLNR, translated from the coding sequence ATGAGAAGGATCGTCGGGATCGCAGTGTTCGTCGTCATCTGCGAGCTGGCGGGAGTCGCCGGCTCGCTGTTCACGAGGCCGGCCATCCCCGGCTGGTACGCCGGGCTGGCCAAGCCGTCGTTCAATCCACCCAACTGGATCTTCGGGCCGGTCTGGATCGCGCTCTATGCCCTGATGGGGATCGCCGCGTGGCTCGTCTACGTCAGGGGAACCGAGCGGCCCGAGGTCAGACAGGCGCTCTTCGCCTTCGCCGCCCAGCTCGGCCTCAACGTCCTCTGGTCGGTCATGTTCTTCGGCGCCCGCCGCATCCTGGGGGCCTTCATCATCATCGTGGCGCTGCTCGTCGTGATCCTGGGCCTGATCCCGCGCTTTCATAGGATCTCTAGGGCCGCCGGCTATCTCCTCGTGCCCTACTTCCTGTGGGTCGGCTTCGCCGCGGTCTTGAACGCCGCGATCTACGTCCTCAACCGCTGA
- a CDS encoding ATP-binding cassette domain-containing protein, with protein MKTFDGFTAVDHVSFTVADGELFGLLGPNGAGKTTTINMLSTLLRPTAGAALVAGFDVARDRDAVRRAIGVVFQEPALDGRLTGRENLEFHAMMYGLGKAERKRRIDDVLALVELTDRAATLVDKYSGGMKRRLEIARGLTHRPKVLFLDEPTLGLDAQTRRHIWDYVRKLNKEAGVTIILTTHYMEEADFLCDRVAIMDHGRFVALDAPARLKDILGGDVVSLEIEGDAAPFLEALAREPWITRTRVHDHVLSLTMDKGERRIPELVMMAREHGVAVACVSLRKPSLEDVFLHFAGRTIREREADQGERLRAAMRRHGPVRR; from the coding sequence GTGAAAACGTTTGACGGCTTCACTGCCGTGGACCACGTCTCTTTCACTGTCGCGGACGGCGAGCTTTTCGGCCTTCTAGGCCCCAACGGCGCGGGAAAGACGACGACCATCAATATGCTCTCGACCCTGCTCCGGCCGACCGCCGGCGCCGCCCTGGTGGCCGGCTTTGACGTGGCCCGCGACCGCGACGCCGTGCGCCGGGCGATCGGCGTCGTCTTTCAGGAGCCGGCCCTGGACGGCCGCCTGACCGGGCGGGAGAACCTGGAATTCCACGCGATGATGTACGGCCTGGGCAAGGCCGAGCGGAAGCGCCGGATCGATGACGTCCTGGCGCTGGTAGAGCTCACCGACCGGGCCGCGACCCTCGTCGACAAGTACTCGGGCGGCATGAAGCGGCGCCTCGAGATCGCCCGGGGCCTGACCCATCGGCCCAAGGTCCTGTTCCTGGACGAGCCGACCCTGGGCCTCGACGCCCAGACGCGGCGCCACATCTGGGATTATGTCCGCAAGCTCAATAAAGAGGCGGGCGTGACCATCATCCTGACCACCCATTACATGGAGGAGGCCGACTTCCTCTGCGACCGGGTGGCCATCATGGACCACGGCCGGTTCGTCGCCCTCGACGCGCCGGCCCGGCTCAAGGATATCCTGGGCGGCGACGTCGTCTCGCTCGAGATCGAGGGGGACGCGGCCCCCTTCCTCGAGGCCCTGGCCCGCGAGCCCTGGATCACGCGGACCCGGGTCCACGATCACGTCCTGTCCCTGACCATGGACAAGGGCGAGCGGCGCATCCCGGAGCTTGTCATGATGGCCCGGGAGCACGGGGTCGCGGTCGCCTGCGTCAGCCTCCGCAAGCCCAGCCTGGAGGACGTCTTCCTGCATTTCGCCGGCCGGACGATCCGCGAGCGCGAGGCCGATCAGGGCGAGCGCCTGCGGGCGGCGATGAGACGGCACGGCCCGGTGCGCCGATGA
- a CDS encoding ABC transporter permease, giving the protein MKIQRTAIYVLWRREMIRFGRAKSRVVGSLAMPVFFLAFLGLGFRRMPVPGMGGGSGYIGFLAPGIIGMTLLFSSSMQGMSVLWDREFGFLKEIMVAPVSRLSLVLGRIAGGATTSMLQGILIFGASLLLGFRFRGPAAFLFGLVFMLLIAFTFIGLGLVFASRMKDMQGFGIIMNFVIFPFFFLSGALTPLENFPWIIRALSYADPLTYGVDGLRGVLIGASSLPVLVDLAAMAGFAVVMLFLGAYSFETSEGV; this is encoded by the coding sequence ATGAAGATCCAGCGGACCGCGATCTACGTCCTGTGGCGGCGGGAGATGATCCGCTTCGGCCGGGCCAAGTCCCGGGTCGTCGGCTCCCTGGCCATGCCCGTCTTCTTCCTGGCCTTCCTCGGCCTCGGCTTCCGGCGCATGCCGGTGCCCGGCATGGGCGGCGGCTCGGGCTATATCGGCTTCCTGGCCCCGGGCATCATCGGCATGACCCTGCTCTTCTCCTCGTCCATGCAGGGCATGTCGGTCCTCTGGGACCGGGAATTCGGCTTTCTCAAGGAGATCATGGTCGCCCCGGTCAGCCGGCTGTCGCTCGTCCTCGGCCGCATCGCCGGGGGCGCGACGACCTCGATGCTGCAGGGGATCCTCATCTTCGGGGCCTCGCTCCTCCTGGGCTTTCGCTTCCGCGGCCCGGCGGCCTTCCTCTTCGGCCTTGTCTTCATGCTGCTCATCGCCTTCACCTTCATCGGCCTGGGGCTCGTGTTCGCCTCGCGGATGAAGGACATGCAGGGCTTCGGCATCATCATGAACTTCGTCATCTTCCCGTTCTTCTTCCTCTCCGGCGCGCTCACCCCGCTCGAGAACTTTCCCTGGATCATCCGGGCCCTGTCCTACGCCGATCCCCTGACCTACGGGGTGGACGGCCTGCGCGGGGTCCTGATCGGCGCGTCGTCGCTGCCCGTCCTTGTCGATCTGGCCGCCATGGCCGGATTCGCCGTGGTCATGCTCTTCCTGGGCGCCTATTCCTTCGAGACCAGCGAAGGGGTCTAG
- a CDS encoding DUF3795 domain-containing protein — translation MGKILSYCGLDCGECEAYIATQKNDRAGLEAVAKDWSRRYGGQNLGAEACVCDGCSTGKRISTAHAATCGIRLCASKRGVVTCAHCSAYGCETLQQFFAFAPVLKDKLEAIRKTLGK, via the coding sequence ATGGGCAAGATCCTGTCCTATTGCGGGCTCGATTGCGGGGAATGCGAGGCTTACATCGCGACCCAAAAGAACGATCGGGCCGGCCTCGAGGCCGTGGCCAAGGATTGGTCCCGCCGCTACGGCGGCCAGAACCTGGGCGCCGAGGCCTGCGTTTGCGACGGCTGCTCGACCGGCAAGAGGATCAGCACGGCCCACGCCGCGACTTGCGGCATCCGCCTCTGCGCCTCGAAGCGCGGCGTCGTCACCTGCGCCCACTGCTCCGCCTACGGCTGCGAAACGCTGCAGCAGTTCTTCGCCTTTGCCCCCGTGCTCAAGGACAAGCTCGAGGCGATCCGCAAAACGCTCGGCAAGTAG
- a CDS encoding serine hydrolase, with the protein MPASRRLSRAAVASVFAVLTLGSAGPAARKAPAAPQAKKAVAAVPPGLDAAVARIMKAFEVPGLALAVVKDGKVALAKGYGVRKLGDPAPVDAGTLFGIASNTKVFTATALGLLVEEGRIAWDAPVVDYLPWFMMYDPYVTREITVRDLLVHRSGLGLGAGDLLWWPASTYDRPEIARRLRYIKPAASFRSAYAYDNVLYTVAGEVIKAVSGQSWEDFVASRILKKAGLSASNVRHSAAAEGGNVAAPHARVEGAVRPIAPFTSDNTNPAGGINSSAADMAKWLLVRLNRGRLADGTALYSERTARQIETPVTIIPNPAPPAELAPLRSNFSAYALGVGVREYRGQRVLTHTGGLPGYVSMVTLLPERNLGIAVLTNAESTEAFSALTWLVVDHDLGAPATDWTAAYLRLKTREDVETAAALGRSSLARDASSRPSLPPAKYAGTYTDAWYGDVVLAEQNGRLVLRFTRTPALVGDLEHWQHDTFVVRWRDRELRADAYITFALNPDGSVERARMEAVSPETDFSYDFQDLELRPSRKEMR; encoded by the coding sequence ATGCCCGCATCCCGCCGCCTCTCCCGAGCCGCCGTCGCGTCCGTCTTCGCCGTCCTGACCCTGGGATCAGCCGGACCTGCCGCCCGGAAGGCCCCGGCCGCGCCGCAGGCTAAAAAGGCCGTCGCCGCCGTGCCGCCCGGCCTCGACGCCGCGGTAGCCCGGATCATGAAGGCCTTCGAGGTCCCCGGCCTGGCCCTGGCCGTCGTCAAGGACGGGAAGGTCGCCCTGGCCAAGGGCTACGGCGTCCGGAAGCTGGGCGATCCCGCGCCGGTCGATGCCGGGACGCTTTTCGGCATCGCCTCGAACACCAAGGTCTTCACCGCGACGGCGCTCGGCCTGCTGGTCGAAGAGGGCCGGATCGCCTGGGATGCGCCCGTCGTCGACTATCTCCCCTGGTTCATGATGTACGATCCGTACGTGACGCGGGAGATCACGGTCCGGGACCTGCTCGTCCACCGCAGCGGCCTGGGCCTCGGGGCGGGCGACCTGCTCTGGTGGCCGGCCTCGACGTATGACCGGCCGGAGATCGCCCGGCGGCTGCGGTACATCAAGCCGGCCGCGTCGTTCCGGAGCGCTTATGCCTACGACAACGTGCTCTATACCGTCGCCGGCGAGGTCATCAAGGCGGTGAGCGGCCAGAGCTGGGAAGATTTTGTGGCCTCGCGCATCCTGAAAAAGGCCGGCCTGAGCGCGAGCAACGTGCGCCATTCGGCCGCGGCAGAGGGCGGGAACGTCGCCGCGCCGCACGCCCGGGTCGAGGGCGCCGTCCGGCCGATCGCGCCGTTCACGAGCGACAATACGAACCCGGCCGGCGGCATCAACTCCAGCGCCGCGGACATGGCCAAGTGGCTGCTCGTGCGGCTCAACCGGGGCAGGCTGGCCGACGGGACGGCGCTCTATTCGGAGCGGACCGCCCGGCAGATCGAGACCCCGGTGACCATCATTCCGAACCCCGCCCCGCCCGCCGAGCTGGCTCCCCTGAGGTCCAACTTCTCTGCCTACGCGCTGGGGGTCGGGGTCCGCGAATACCGCGGCCAGCGCGTCCTGACCCACACGGGCGGGCTGCCGGGCTATGTCTCGATGGTGACGCTCCTGCCGGAGCGGAACCTGGGGATCGCCGTCCTGACCAACGCCGAATCGACCGAGGCCTTCTCGGCCCTGACCTGGCTCGTCGTCGATCACGACCTCGGCGCGCCGGCGACCGACTGGACGGCCGCCTACCTCAGGCTCAAGACCAGGGAGGACGTGGAGACCGCCGCGGCTCTCGGCAGGTCGTCTTTGGCCCGCGACGCGTCGTCCCGGCCGTCGCTGCCTCCGGCGAAATACGCGGGGACCTACACGGACGCCTGGTACGGCGACGTCGTCCTCGCGGAGCAGAACGGGCGCCTGGTCCTGCGCTTCACCCGGACGCCGGCGCTTGTCGGCGACCTGGAGCACTGGCAGCACGACACCTTCGTCGTCCGCTGGCGCGACCGGGAGCTGCGGGCCGACGCTTACATCACCTTCGCCCTCAACCCGGACGGGTCGGTCGAGCGGGCCAGGATGGAGGCGGTGTCGCCGGAGACGGATTTCAGCTACGATTTCCAGGACCTGGAGCTGAGGCCGTCAAGGAAGGAGATGCGCTGA
- a CDS encoding porin family protein: MKKLPAILLIALTAVCLAPQAGAATIGLKGGLNFTSMTIKTTYTDMPEFKNNTGLTGGIFVNFKLGPVSIQPEVLYSRRGLSYDQETNEEIKVTSLMLVDYVEVPVLVKYSFLSGPAKPFLYAGPSFSYLLKGRSGYDIDYLTSDEPDMNYYYDTTDSYKKTELAGVFGAGVDIKLPKVILSLEGRYHLGLSNIYDEPENPEVSSLKNKGFSVLVGIGF, translated from the coding sequence TTGAAAAAGTTGCCCGCAATCCTGCTCATCGCTCTCACGGCGGTCTGCCTCGCCCCGCAGGCCGGAGCCGCGACCATCGGCCTCAAGGGCGGCCTGAACTTCACCAGCATGACGATCAAGACGACGTACACCGACATGCCGGAGTTCAAGAACAACACCGGTCTCACCGGCGGGATCTTCGTGAACTTCAAGCTCGGGCCCGTCTCGATCCAGCCCGAGGTCCTGTACTCGCGCCGCGGCCTGTCCTACGACCAAGAGACGAACGAGGAGATCAAAGTCACCAGCCTGATGCTGGTCGATTACGTCGAGGTGCCTGTCCTGGTCAAGTACAGCTTCCTCAGCGGGCCGGCCAAGCCCTTCCTGTATGCCGGTCCTTCCTTCTCGTACCTGCTCAAGGGCCGTTCGGGCTATGATATCGACTATCTCACCAGCGACGAACCCGACATGAACTATTATTACGACACCACCGACTCCTACAAGAAGACCGAGCTTGCCGGCGTCTTCGGCGCGGGCGTCGACATCAAGCTCCCCAAGGTCATTCTGTCGCTCGAGGGCCGTTATCACCTCGGCCTGAGCAACATCTACGACGAACCCGAGAATCCGGAAGTCTCCTCCCTCAAGAACAAGGGTTTCTCCGTCCTCGTCGGCATCGGCTTCTGA